The following coding sequences are from one Gemmatimonadota bacterium window:
- a CDS encoding amidohydrolase family protein — protein LDGARYLGLDRDLGSLEPGKLADLVVLDRNPLEDLRNSEHVRLVMLNGRLYDARTLAELAPTPRSRPLLWWEREGRSN, from the coding sequence CTGGACGGCGCCCGCTACCTGGGGCTGGACCGCGACCTGGGCTCGCTCGAGCCGGGCAAGCTGGCCGACCTCGTGGTGCTGGACCGCAACCCGCTCGAGGACCTCCGCAACAGCGAGCACGTCCGCCTGGTCATGCTGAACGGCCGGCTCTACGACGCCCGCACGCTGGCCGAGCTGGCCCCCACCCCCAGGTCCCGGCCGCTCCTCTGGTGGGAGCGAGAGGGCCGATCGAACTAG
- a CDS encoding type II toxin-antitoxin system Phd/YefM family antitoxin, with the protein MTYSPRRSAPGVWKLHEAKARFSELFRQARSQGPQRVVKQGGEAVVVVPAEEFDRLRKRAGQPSSLVDFFRSAPTGGQRLDLKRKRDTMDAGSRGGSPLPLDVPWSRS; encoded by the coding sequence ATGACTTACTCGCCACGAAGATCAGCGCCCGGCGTCTGGAAGCTGCACGAGGCCAAGGCACGCTTCAGTGAGCTGTTCCGGCAGGCGCGTTCGCAAGGTCCACAGCGCGTGGTCAAGCAAGGTGGGGAAGCCGTGGTTGTCGTGCCCGCCGAGGAGTTCGATCGGCTCAGGAAACGCGCCGGGCAGCCTTCCTCGCTGGTGGACTTCTTCCGTTCCGCGCCCACCGGTGGCCAGCGCCTGGACCTGAAGCGGAAACGCGACACCATGGACGCCGGCTCCCGCGGAGGGAGCCCGCTACCACTCGATGTCCCGTGGTCTCGGAGCTGA
- a CDS encoding type II toxin-antitoxin system VapC family toxin, which produces MKPRPDRRVAAWADATAEELLHLSVITIGEVRKGIDLLPDAQPKRAALQSWLDHDVRVRFAGRILAFDDALAERWGQVEALAKKRRLTLPTIDAQLAATALHHNLTLGTRNTADVAATGVPVFNPWTG; this is translated from the coding sequence ATGAAGCCCCGGCCGGACCGGCGCGTGGCCGCTTGGGCGGACGCGACGGCGGAGGAGCTCCTGCACCTGAGTGTGATCACGATCGGCGAGGTGCGGAAGGGGATCGATCTTCTTCCGGACGCTCAGCCGAAGCGGGCCGCTCTGCAAAGTTGGCTGGACCATGACGTGCGCGTCCGGTTCGCCGGCCGGATACTGGCCTTCGATGACGCGCTGGCGGAGCGATGGGGCCAGGTGGAAGCCCTCGCCAAGAAACGGCGCCTGACCCTGCCGACCATTGACGCCCAGTTGGCGGCGACCGCGCTCCATCACAACCTCACGTTGGGCACGCGCAATACCGCCGACGTCGCAGCCACCGGAGTGCCGGTATTCAACCCCTGGACCGGCTGA
- a CDS encoding type II toxin-antitoxin system Phd/YefM family antitoxin — protein sequence MAKVPKIIPITELRQEAARALRRLRRSQEPVVITQRGRAAAVMLSVEAYEQAERERQILLILARGEREIARGEGRALAEVLAEADRLLADAGA from the coding sequence GTGGCCAAAGTACCCAAGATCATCCCCATAACCGAGTTGCGCCAGGAGGCGGCTCGCGCGCTCCGCCGGCTGCGCCGCTCGCAGGAACCCGTTGTCATCACGCAACGGGGCCGGGCCGCGGCGGTCATGCTGAGCGTCGAGGCCTACGAGCAGGCGGAGCGGGAGCGGCAGATTCTCTTGATCCTGGCGCGGGGTGAGCGGGAGATCGCTCGAGGCGAGGGCCGGGCTCTGGCGGAGGTGCTGGCAGAGGCGGACCGGCTTCTCGCCGATGCCGGAGCGTGA
- a CDS encoding type II toxin-antitoxin system RelE/ParE family toxin: MKVRFTPSGERQYLSVIAYILANRPAAARRFHTRATKVLKRLERHPQSGRRIPEFPDLPYREVIVRPYRFFYGVAEDTVWIVGVWHGAQLPAEPGNPQGG; the protein is encoded by the coding sequence GTGAAAGTCCGCTTCACCCCAAGCGGCGAACGCCAGTACCTGTCAGTTATCGCTTACATCCTGGCCAATCGCCCTGCCGCGGCGCGGCGGTTTCACACGCGGGCGACCAAGGTGCTGAAGCGCCTCGAGCGGCATCCGCAATCCGGGCGCCGGATTCCGGAATTCCCTGACTTGCCCTACCGCGAGGTTATTGTCCGGCCGTATCGCTTTTTCTACGGCGTCGCCGAGGACACGGTGTGGATCGTCGGGGTCTGGCACGGCGCCCAGTTGCCAGCCGAGCCAGGGAATCCGCAAGGCGGCTAG
- a CDS encoding ISAzo13 family transposase yields the protein MIAAIEKLLEHDRAGDPMTGLQWTRRTTEKIARELKSLGIEVCPKTVAKILKQLGFSLRVNYKKLSRRSDPDRDEQFLYIAEIPERFTNTGQPTVSIDTKKKELIGNFRNPGRAWSKEGVPVNDHDFRSDALGLAVPYGVYDILANRGSLYVGTSHDTPEFAADNLVRWWRQEGEARYADATELLVLADGGGSNGHRNRAFKYWLQNRLCDPHSLVVTVCHYPTGASKWNPIDHRLFSEITKNWAARPLVSFETLIAYASSTRTETGLEVSAHLVDSPYEKGVRICEAQMRELDIEPHAVQPKRNYTIYPRL from the coding sequence GTGATCGCAGCCATCGAGAAGCTCCTGGAGCATGACCGGGCGGGCGATCCCATGACCGGGCTTCAGTGGACCCGGCGCACCACCGAGAAGATCGCCCGTGAGCTGAAAAGCTTGGGCATCGAGGTCTGCCCCAAGACCGTCGCCAAGATCCTCAAGCAGCTCGGCTTCTCGCTGCGCGTCAATTATAAGAAGCTGTCCCGGCGCTCCGATCCGGATCGCGACGAGCAGTTCCTCTACATCGCCGAAATACCCGAGCGCTTCACGAACACCGGTCAGCCAACCGTCTCCATCGATACGAAGAAGAAGGAGCTGATCGGCAACTTCAGGAATCCCGGTCGTGCCTGGAGCAAGGAAGGCGTCCCCGTCAACGACCACGACTTCCGTTCCGACGCCCTGGGTCTCGCCGTCCCGTACGGCGTCTACGACATCCTCGCCAACCGGGGATCCCTCTACGTCGGGACCTCGCATGACACCCCCGAGTTCGCCGCGGACAACCTCGTCCGGTGGTGGCGCCAGGAGGGGGAGGCCCGCTATGCTGACGCAACCGAGCTCCTCGTGCTGGCCGACGGTGGAGGAAGCAACGGCCACAGGAACCGCGCCTTCAAGTACTGGCTCCAGAACCGCCTGTGCGATCCTCACAGCCTGGTCGTGACCGTCTGCCACTATCCCACGGGGGCGTCGAAGTGGAACCCGATCGACCATCGGCTCTTCAGCGAGATCACCAAGAACTGGGCTGCCCGCCCCCTGGTCAGCTTCGAGACTCTCATCGCGTACGCTTCAAGCACCCGGACCGAAACCGGCCTCGAGGTGAGCGCCCACCTCGTCGACAGCCCGTACGAAAAGGGAGTTCGCATCTGCGAGGCGCAGATGCGCGAGCTCGACATCGAACCCCACGCCGTTCAGCCCAAACGCAACTATACCATC